The region TCAGCTCCAGCAGCTTGTTCAGGTAGAACTTCGGGGATAGGGCAGACTTTATTCCACCTTTCATAACGTTTTTCAGTTTATAAAATATTTATTGGGAAATCAAGGCCGCACTCCACGTGAACTCCGCTATTGAAAGAGCCAACCGTTAGTGTTAAATTTGCCACTGCACTTCTATCGGGAGGTAGACTATGGCCAAGTGCGCTATATGCGGAAAGACAACCATATTCGTAAACAAGGTGAGCCACTCCCACAGGGTAACCAGCAAGAAGCAGAGGGCAAACCTCCAGAGGGTTAAGGCCATCGTAAACGGCGAGAAGAAGAGGATTTGGGTCTGCACCAAGTGCCTCAAGGCCGGTAAGGTTCAGAAGGCCATATAAGAGCCGGCTCCTGCCGGCCCCTTAAACTTTCTGGAGGCTCCTCACTATCTCCTGGAGCTGGGCCGTTGCCCTCTCGAGGGGTACTTTCTCTAAGTTGGGCGAGAAGAAGCGTATAAAGCCGTACTTGTCTATAACAACAACGGAAGGGACCGAAAGGTTCTTAACCCTCTCCTTAAAGAGCTTGTAAACGTAGCTGTCTGCGGAAACCACTACCCGCTTTACGCCCATGAGCCTTTTAAACTGGTAAACCTGGGCAAAGTCGGCGTCGTTTACCGAAACGACGATAAAAGTAGTCCCCTTCAGGTTCAACCTCTCCAAGGCAGAAACGAGCCTCTCGGTAAAGGGGGTGAAGAGGCCGTCTACGAAGAAGACGACAACGGTTTTACCGAGAAGCTCCCTCGAGCAGAGCTTCCCCTCCCCAAACAGCGGCACCGAAAAGGCCGGGGCGATTATCTTTTTAACCTCAACGGAGTAGGGTTTAGGCTTTACCTTCTTCGGTGCAACTTTCAGCTTCGGGAGCTTTGTCACCTCCCTCTTCGGAAGGGGTTTCTTGGGAAGCAGTATGTACCAGTCGGCGAATGCGTTAGCCGGGGCGAATATGGCAAGAAGCGCTAAGGCTACTAAGTGGCGACCCAACTTCTGAGAACCTCCTCGGGGTTGTCGCTGCGCATAAGGGTCTCTCCTACGAGGAAGGCGTCCACTCCCCTTTCCCTCAGGGTAACTATCTCCTCCTTCCCCTTTATGCCGCTTTCGGAAACGGCAACCTTACCTTCAGACTTGATTATCGGCAGCAGCCTCAGAGTTGTAGAGATGGAAACCTTAAAGGTTTTCAAATCCCTGTTGTTAACCCCCACTATCTCCGCTCCGGCCTTTAAAGCCCTCTCAACCTCTTCCTCGGTGTGGGTCTCAACCAGGGGCTCCATGCCGAGCTCCCTGCCGAGCTCTATGAAGTCCCTGAGCTGGTCGTCGGAGAGTATGGAAACGATGAGGAGAAACGAGGAAGCCCCGAGGGCCTTGGCACCGTAAATCTGGAACTCGTCTATTATGAAGTCCTTCCTTAAAACGGGGAGCTTCACTTCCGCAGCTACCTGCCTCAGGAAGAAGGGGGAGCCCTGGAAGAACTTCCTGTCGGTGAGGACCGACACGGCCCTGGCCCCGCCCCTCTCATAGGCCTTGGCTACGGCAACAGGGTCGAAATCCTCGCGGATAACCCCCTTAGAGGGTGAGGCCTTCTTCACCTCGGCTATGATGTTAACGCCGTTGGCCGTAAGGGCAGCCTTAAAGTCGTAGGGAACCTTCAGGCGCTCTGCCTCCTCCCGCAGGGCGGAGAGGTTGAACTTCTTCTTAAGCTCTTCAACTTCCTGCCGTTTGTACTCAACTATTCTGTCGAGGATTGTCACCTCTTGCCTCCTCTGCCCGCTTTCTCGCCTTCTCCCTTACCGACTCTGCCTTCCCCGGGTAGTTTACCTGCTTGGAACGGGCAACGGCCAGGGCGTTATCCGGAACGTCCCGGGTAATTACAGAGCCGGCGGCAGTTATCGCACCGTCTCCCACCTTTACCGGAGCTATAAAGAGGGTGTTGCTGCCAACGAAAACGTTTCTGCCTATTTCCGTTCTCCACTTGGCAAAGCCGTCGTAGTTGCAGGTAATAGTGCCGGCTCCAACGTTGGTGTTCTCCCCTACAGTGCAGTCACCAAGGTAGGTGAGGTGGTTGGCCTTGGCTCCCTCTTTCAGGTGGGCCTTCTTGGTCTCTACAAAGCTTCCAACCCGAGAGCCACCCTCAAGGACGGTTCCCTCCCTCAGCCTGGAGAAGGGTCCGCAGGAGGCACCTCCTTTCAGAGTGGCCCCGCTCATCCAGCAGTGGCTCTCAACGGTGCACCCTTCCCCTATGAAGGAATCCCTTATGTCGCAGAAGGGCCCCACTACTGTCCCTTTCTTGATAACGGTTTTGCCCCTTAAGTAGAGGGGGCCGAAGAGCTCAACGTCGGGCTCAACCGTAACGTCGGGCTCAACGTAAACGGTTTGGGGGTTGTGAACGGTAACGCCGGAGAGCTGAAGCTCCTTGACTATTCTGTCCCTCATAACCGACTCTGCAGCCGCGAGCTGGTGTCTGTTGTTAACCCCCATTACAGACTCAAAGTCGCTGGTGAGAACGGGAACAACCGAAAGCCCCTCCTTTTGGAAGACCTTTAGAACATCCGGCAGGTAGTACTCCCCTTGAGCGTTGTTGTTGTCTATCTGCTCAAGGGCCCTGAAGAGAGGCTCCGCCGAGAAGGCGTATATTCCGGTGTTAATCTCGGTTATAAGACGCTCTTCCGGCGTTGCGTCCTTCTCCTCAACTATCTTCAAAACGGCGTTGCCGTCGCGAACCACCCTGCCGTAGCCGGTAGGGTCTTCGGTTTTTGCCGTAAGAACAACCATATCGCCGGGAGTAGATGCAACGGCCTTTATGTCTTCGGGCCTTACAAGGGGGGTATCCCCGTTGAGAACCACAACTTTACCCGAGTAATTTTTAAGGAGCTCCCTGCACTGGGCAACGGCGTGGCCGGTTCCCAGCTGCCGGCTCTGGTAAACCGTTTTCACCTGAGGGTAGTTCTCCCTCAGGAACTCCTCAACGAGCTCCCTCTTGTGGCCTACAACCACTATAACTTCTTCGGAGCCGGCCTCAAGGGCCGCCTTCACAACGTACCAGAGCATAGGCTTACCCAGTATGGGGTGGAGGACTTTGGGAAGCTCCGACTTGAACCTTGTGCCTTTCCCGGCTGCGAGAACTACCGTTTTAAACCCCACTGCTTTCCCCCGTAGTTACAGTTTTTTTAAAAACGGCCTCCGGGTCGTTTAGGTAGTCCCGGACTATCTTTGAGTGGTCGAAAACGAGCCTCTCAAGAGGCACGGCGTCGTAGTGGAATATCCGGGCCTTTTTGGCGTCGTCTGAGCCTACGGGCTCTCCCCGGGCAACGCACTCAAAGACTACCGACACAACGTGGATACCCCTCGGGTCCCGGTTAGGGTCGGAGTAGACTTTAAACTGCCTTATGGGTATAACGTCGAGGGTAAGCTCTTCCTTCATCTCCCTTATAACGGCGCGTTCAACGGTCTCTCCCACTTCAACAAAGCCCCCGGGAAGGGCAAGGCCCACCGGAGGGTACTTGCGCTCTATGAGAACTATCCCGAGGAACTCTCCCGCTTCGTTTTGAACGTTTACCAGGGCGTCTACGGCCAGGTAGGGCGTTTTGGGCGGAAAGGGCATCAGTCACCTCCCACTTCACCGGAGAGAATCTGCTGAAGGAAGTTTCTCTTCCTCACCTTCTCGTACTCCTTACGGAGGTCGAAACCTCTTCCTTTGGCATCTACCAAAACGGCACTGACGCTGCCTATGGCAACTTCCGCTTCCACTTTAATTGGCAGGTGGCGCTCGTCTGCCGAAAACCACATAACCACCTTTCCCTTCCTCTCAAAGGCCCCCTCGGGAGAGAGGTTGTTGGAGGGGATAACCTTGTAGGCCTCTATCTTCCCGAAGAGGGTCTCTACCTTCTCCTTGGCCACAACTTTGAAGCTGACGTTTTGGAACCTGCCCCCTGCAAACAGGGGGAAAACGGTTTCGGCCCCTACCTTAAAGCGGCCGTACTTCCTGAAGAAGTAGGTGGAGGTAACTATATCCTCAAAGGGGATAAAGGGAATTTTTATGTATTTAACTTCAACTTTGTGTTTCTTGGGGTTGATTTTCTCGTATTTAACCACCCTCTTTTTAAGGTCGTAGGTGTAGACCCTCTCCCTCTG is a window of Thermovibrio ammonificans HB-1 DNA encoding:
- the rpmB gene encoding 50S ribosomal protein L28, which encodes MAKCAICGKTTIFVNKVSHSHRVTSKKQRANLQRVKAIVNGEKKRIWVCTKCLKAGKVQKAI
- a CDS encoding redoxin domain-containing protein, translating into MGRHLVALALLAIFAPANAFADWYILLPKKPLPKREVTKLPKLKVAPKKVKPKPYSVEVKKIIAPAFSVPLFGEGKLCSRELLGKTVVVFFVDGLFTPFTERLVSALERLNLKGTTFIVVSVNDADFAQVYQFKRLMGVKRVVVSADSYVYKLFKERVKNLSVPSVVVIDKYGFIRFFSPNLEKVPLERATAQLQEIVRSLQKV
- the trpC gene encoding indole-3-glycerol phosphate synthase TrpC, giving the protein MTILDRIVEYKRQEVEELKKKFNLSALREEAERLKVPYDFKAALTANGVNIIAEVKKASPSKGVIREDFDPVAVAKAYERGGARAVSVLTDRKFFQGSPFFLRQVAAEVKLPVLRKDFIIDEFQIYGAKALGASSFLLIVSILSDDQLRDFIELGRELGMEPLVETHTEEEVERALKAGAEIVGVNNRDLKTFKVSISTTLRLLPIIKSEGKVAVSESGIKGKEEIVTLRERGVDAFLVGETLMRSDNPEEVLRSWVAT
- the glmU gene encoding bifunctional UDP-N-acetylglucosamine diphosphorylase/glucosamine-1-phosphate N-acetyltransferase GlmU, which gives rise to MGFKTVVLAAGKGTRFKSELPKVLHPILGKPMLWYVVKAALEAGSEEVIVVVGHKRELVEEFLRENYPQVKTVYQSRQLGTGHAVAQCRELLKNYSGKVVVLNGDTPLVRPEDIKAVASTPGDMVVLTAKTEDPTGYGRVVRDGNAVLKIVEEKDATPEERLITEINTGIYAFSAEPLFRALEQIDNNNAQGEYYLPDVLKVFQKEGLSVVPVLTSDFESVMGVNNRHQLAAAESVMRDRIVKELQLSGVTVHNPQTVYVEPDVTVEPDVELFGPLYLRGKTVIKKGTVVGPFCDIRDSFIGEGCTVESHCWMSGATLKGGASCGPFSRLREGTVLEGGSRVGSFVETKKAHLKEGAKANHLTYLGDCTVGENTNVGAGTITCNYDGFAKWRTEIGRNVFVGSNTLFIAPVKVGDGAITAAGSVITRDVPDNALAVARSKQVNYPGKAESVREKARKRAEEARGDNPRQNS
- a CDS encoding NUDIX domain-containing protein; this encodes MPFPPKTPYLAVDALVNVQNEAGEFLGIVLIERKYPPVGLALPGGFVEVGETVERAVIREMKEELTLDVIPIRQFKVYSDPNRDPRGIHVVSVVFECVARGEPVGSDDAKKARIFHYDAVPLERLVFDHSKIVRDYLNDPEAVFKKTVTTGESSGV
- a CDS encoding DUF3108 domain-containing protein; translated protein: MLTGKLLKRVIVSTATVTLCLSCSSLGADGYRPKLLISKHPSRYDFAGEELKFRLYWTIFHVADSSSKVTPLKGGRLKLWGKISTAGVASWFKKISDEGYSIWNLKTLTPEKTYLFQYEGHYQRERVYTYDLKKRVVKYEKINPKKHKVEVKYIKIPFIPFEDIVTSTYFFRKYGRFKVGAETVFPLFAGGRFQNVSFKVVAKEKVETLFGKIEAYKVIPSNNLSPEGAFERKGKVVMWFSADERHLPIKVEAEVAIGSVSAVLVDAKGRGFDLRKEYEKVRKRNFLQQILSGEVGGD